ATTGCAACAAAAGTTAAATTAAGAAACTTAGGGTTAATTCAATACAAAACAACAAGAGGACTTCCTTGTCGATATCAATTACTAAATATAAATATATGGGAAAAAGAAGAAAAGCCAATTCAAATAAAAGAAATTCCATCTAAAAAAGAAGATGCAGATAAAGAAATCAATAGAGAAAATATTAATAAAACTAAAGCATCACTAAACAATAAGAAAACCTCCATTCCAGCATTTAGCGAATTTATTGAATACACTAGAACACTAAAAGGATATAATGAAACTCTTGACCCTTTTATTGAAGCTAAATATGATAGTTGGGTCCAGAACGACTGGAAAAATGGTTATGATCGACCAATTACAAATTGGCAAAGTTCTATAAGGAGCACACTTCCTTATCTCAACAATCAACAACAAAATCAAAAAATAACAGTACCTAAAATACACAGACCAAAAACAACTTACAACGAATAGATATGAAGATTCATGATAAAAATATAGAGGACTTGGTATTGGGTATGATGATAACCTTTCCAAAAGATATAGTTAATCACTACTCAAAATTAAATCATGATTTATTTTTCGATAAAAACAATCAGTTAATATACGATTTAATAATTAAAAAATATCATGACAATAAACCTATCAACTTGGTAACAATCAGTGTTGAACTTGGTAAAATAAACAGAAAAGATTTGGATTTACATATTATTTCTATTTCTGCATCTCCAACTTCTAGTGCGCATTTAGAATACTACATAATGATCTTAGTGGAGTTATCTGTTAAAAGAGATTTTATTAAAAAATTTCAATCTTTAATTGATTTTGCTAAAAAGCCTGACGAGGATATTTTTCATCTCAGGGATAAAGCATTTCAAACTTTTGAAAATCTCTTCATTGATAAATTTATTGACAAAAACAAATCTTTAAACACATTCTCTCAACTTGTAAATTCAGTTGAGAAACGAGCAGCAAAAATTGAACAAGGAAAATTAACAGGAATCAAAACATCCTTACCAATTATTAATAAGGCAATGGGTGGTTGGCAAAAGTCAGATTTAACAATTGTGGCAGGAAGACCTGGTATGGGAAAGACTGCATTTTTAGTCCAATCTGTTGTTGATGTAGCCTCTCAAGGTGGTAGTTGTGCAGTTTTTTCTCTAGAGATGAGTTCAGAGCAAATTACAGGTCGGATAATTAACAATATTACAGAAATTCCAAACTATTCAATACTAAGAAAAGGAATGAATCAAGATGAATGGTATAAGTTCAAACAGTATAAAAAACATATTTCATCATTAAAAATACACATTGATGACACCCCTTCAATTAGTATTAATAATCTGAGATTGAAGGCTAAAATGTTTAAAATGAGGTATGATATAGATATTATATTTATTGATTATATGCAGTTAATGACTGTTGATCGAAATACAAATAATAGAGAGCAAGAGATTTCATTAATTTCAAGATCTCTAAAAGCTCTTGCAAAAGAACTAAATGTCCCTGTAATAGCTTTGTCTCAATTATCAAGAAAGGTTGAAGAACGAAGCGATAAACGACCATTACTTTCTGATTTAAGAGAGTCAGGAGCTATAGAACAGGATGCGGATGAAGTCTTGTTTTTATTCAGACCTGAATATTACGGAATTGATACCTGGAACTACGATTATAATAATGAAACAACCGAAAATCAAATAGAAATTATTATTCAGAAAAATAGACAGGGAGGGTTGTTGTCCGAACGATATGGAATCAATCTACCAACTTCGAAATTCTATACATTATAAATCTTTCATAAACAACAAAGTCATGAGCAAGAAAAATAAAGAAGATTTAATTACAACAGAGGGCAAAAAGGATGCGCGTTCTAGAGCATTAGTATATCTTGAAAAAGCTAAAGTGATTGAGGAGAAACGTCTCCGTAACGGTGGGAAATACGTAAAAACAAATAAAGGTTTCAAACTTATTATTCCCAAATAACCAAAATAATAAAAAGAATTTTTATAAACCTATTATGTTTAACATAACGAATACACAACATGGATTCTAGTAATGAAATAATTTATAAAGCAAACCTTCATTGGATATCATATATAATTCCTTCAATATTAACATTAATAGGATTTGTAGGAATACTCCCTGCAATATTTTTAAGAGGGTTATTCCAATACTTTGCAATTTTATTAGTTGCATTATTTTTTAAAGGTATTTGGATGTGGTTGAAAAATAAATTTACCAGAATTTATCTTTCTGAAGATAACATAACTAAAATAACAGGAGTTTTGAACAAAAATGTTTCAGACATCCCTTTACAAAAAATCGAAAACATATATCTTTTCAAACCTTTATTAGGTAAAATACTAGGTTTCGGTACAGTAGTGGTGAGTACTGGAGAAATAAATCAACAATATTTTATTGCTAATCCTGAACCATTAAGAAAAATTCTTCTTGAGAAAACTTCACTAAAAAAATAAATTCTTCTAAATAGATACACATATTAAAATTAAGGTTTCCGAAGTTTTTAACTCTGAAAAAATGTAAAACATAAAAGCAATTACTACAAAAGAAAAAAATTATGAAAAAAATATTAATAATTACAATTATACTTTTCACCAATATCTTAACTGGACAAATTATTCCAAAATCCATACAAAATGTTGGTGATAAATTAATTATAAATGATACAATATCGTTAGAAAGAGGTAAGACAATCCAAGTGTTTTTACCTTTAAGAAAAGACTTTATGTTTATAAAGCCTGTAAAAAAAATTAATACTAAACTATTAGGAAGTGTTGCTAGTATTACAGGCTCTGGTGCAGCTGCTATCGGTATTGGTTCTGGCAACATAAAAGTATTATCGGAATCAATGAAAATTATGAGAGCTGCTAATGCTATTGAATACGGAACTGAAGCTTTAGAAAAAATACAAGAGTTACCTATTTCTAATGAAGCTAAAAAAATAGCAGGTAAAAAAATTGAAATTGTTAATTGGGAATTTTCAGACAGTGGGTATGTGCTACTTACCAAATATGAAAAAAAAGAATATAAAATATATTTGCAAGAAGCATTGTTGGCTGGTGAGATTAAGCTTAATTGATATTGAGAAATACAAAGGAGCAATAAGCTCCTTTGTTTCAAAATAATAGTTTTATTTAATTTTTCTTCGACACTATCCTATAAAGTGTGTAAGTTAAAAAGTTGGGCTTAGATTTTATAATCTGAGCCTTTTTTCAAAAATAAGCATAAATTGGTTAAGAACAATACCCCAATTATGAATAGGCATTGTCCATTTTTTAGTTGATTCCTTGAGTGCTAAATAAACAGACTTCAATACCGCATCGTCAGTAGGAAAAGACATTTTGTTTTTGGTATATTTTCTGATTTTTCCGTTCAGATTTTCGATTAAATTAGTCGTATAAATGATTTTACGGATTTCCATTGGGAAGTCAAAAAATACGGTTAGTTCGTCCCAGTTGTTTCTCCAGGATTGGATTGCGTAAAGATATTTCCCTTCCCATTTTGTGGCAAAATCTTCTAAAGCGGCTTTGGCAGCGTCTTTGTTGGGTGCAGTATAAATATGTTTCATATCTGCAGAAAACTCTTTTCTATCCTTCCAAACCACGTATTTACAAGCGTTTCTAATCTGATGAACCACACATATTTGGGTTTGAGATTCAGGAAAAACCGAGCGGATGGTGTCTGTAAATCCGTTCAAATTATCAGTAGCTGTAATGAGAATGTCTTCTACGCCACGAGCTTTTAAATCCGTGAGAACGCTCATCCAAAAGCTAGAACTTTCGTTCTTTCCAAGCCACATGCCGAGGACTTCTTTTCTGCCTTCACGATTTAAACCAACAGCTAAATAAATGGTTTTGTTAATGACTTTTGAGTTCTCGCGAACCTTAAAAACAATCCCATCCATCCAAACAATCAGATAAACATCGTCTAACGGTCGATTCTGCCAAGCTACAACTTCACTGGCTACTGCGTTTGTTATTCTGGAAATTGTCGAAGTGGAAACATCAAAATCATACATTTCTTTAATCTGCTCTTCAATGTCCGAAACACTCATTCCTTTGGCATAAAACGAGATGATGATGTTTTCTAAACCATCAATGATGTTGTGCCTTTTGGGAACTAATGCAGGCTCAAAACTACCTTCACGATCTCTTGGAACTTTTATCTCGGATTCACCGAATGAGGATTTTATCTTTTTGGTTCCATGTCCGTTTCGATAATTACCATCGATGCTTTTATCATGTTTTTCGTTGTCCAGATGGCTATCCAGTTCTGCATCAAGCATGTGTTCTACGGCCTTCTTGTGGAGTTCTTTGAAGAAAGATGTTAAATCTTCACCATTCTTAAAGGATTTTAAAAAATCCTTGTTGTTTAATAAATCTTCTTTGTTAGTCATAACTGTATAATGTTTAAAAATAATAAAAAGTTATTGCCAATAAATTTTTTGAGCATTAAGGGCTCAAAATTTATCAGAATAACTTTTTAACTTACACAGTTAGTGGGATACTACCTTTTCTTCCTAAATATATATTATTATCTTCATTCTTAATATAAATACTTTGCTGTCTTATTTTTCCTTTTTCAAAAGTTGTATTAGGAAATAGTCGTAAATTTTCTTCTTTTCGCTCTAGAACAATATCAATTTTAGATTTCTTTTCTAGAAGTGTTTGTTTTTCCATTTTATATATTTCAACCAGTTCAGCATGTTTATCAGGTAAATTATCTAATTGATTGTCTAGTTCTAATATTTTATTTTCTGTCATTTCTTTTTGACTCTCTATTTCTGTTACATTCACACCTTTTTTAGCAAGATTATCTATTACCTTTTCTAAGTTTTTTTGTGCAGCATCGATTTTATTTTGTGAGTATAATAATTGAGAGTTCCAATAAGCTGTTATTTGTCCACCTTCAGAATTTTTTTCAGAGTAACTTACAAAAGTAGCATGTTCTCCTTCAGCTTTTTTCACTTCGTTCAACGCGTTGTTGTATTCCTCATATTTTCTTAAGACGAAAGCAGAATCAGAAGAAAACTTATTTTTTTCATTTTCTATTTTCTTTTTCATCAATTCTATTTCAATATCAGCTCTAGTATATGGATCTGTTATGATGGCTGTTTTGAGTTCTTGCGTATCAATATCTGAAACATCTAAAATATCAGCACCTTTTTTCATTGCTTCTAAATATCTAGCTTGTTTTGCTTGGAGTTTTTGTAGCATAAAAACATCAATGCTATCATTAGTAAGCATAAAGTTCATCCGAACATTCTCGAATTGATTCCCTTGTCTCCATGATCTTCCTTCTACTTGACGTAATGAAGTAAAATTATATGGTAACGATAAAAAGTATGTATCTGTAGTTTTCGCTTGTAGATTCATCCCTTCTTGGATAGATTCGCTACCAATTATTACTTTTATTTTTCCATTATTAAAATTGTCCTGAATTTTCAGTCTATTGGTTTTTGTAGTTTTTCCAGTAATGATTCCAACTTCAGAATCTTTAAGTCCGATTTCGGTAACTAAATATTCTTTTAATTTAGGAAATTCAGAAACAGCCAATTCAGAATAAATAATTTGTCCGCCATCAGGAATATCCTTTAAGTTTTGCTCAATCAATTTCATCGTTTCGAAAAGTTTAGGAGAGTTTTCAATAAATTCTTTCATTGATGGTTGTCCTTCATTTTCATAATCATAAAACGGAGATAAATATGGAGAGATAGCAATCAAACGAGCATTTAATATATGGGTTAAAATCGCACCTTTTTCGGTTTCACTAAAGTTATCATTTAACAATTGATACTGTTCTCTAGTAAGATCATTTTGTTCAATTTTATATTCTTTATTAATTTTATTTGGTCTTATTAGTTCAGGATTTTCTTCTTCACCTTTTATATCAATAAACTCTGATAATAATTGTTGAAACAAAGTATTGTTTTTGAATCTTCGGACATTGGCTTTAAACTTCACATCTCCCTTCGCATCAATTTCCATGTCATTATCGGCTTCCATAAAAGTTTCAAAGAAATTATTAACTCTAAAATATCCTTTTTCTTCTAAGCGATTGTTGGCAATTAAAGACAAGATTGAGTAATACTCTAAGGGCTTATTTGTGAAAGGAGTTGCAGAAAGAAGAGTAATATTTCTACCATTGTGTTGCTCTTGGATATATTGAGCAGCCATCCAAGTATTGATTCCTAATTTAGAAGTTTGCTGATTTTGATTTCTAAAATCAGAGGCAAAACGTCGATCATCAATTCTTACTTTTCCAACGATATGATTAGCATTGTGAACTTCATCAAAGGTTAAATGATCAAACCCAAAGTCTTCCCAATCATAAATTTTCCCTCTTTTCATTCGACCTTCAATTTCTTTCTCTTTCTGCAATTCAATCTCTGTTTCTCTTACAGTATTTGTAACACTTTTTAGTTCGTTTTTAGAAATATAATTGAATTTTTCGGCTAATCTTTGTGTAATTTCTTGAGAAAATCCAATGTTGTTAAAACCTTCATATGTAACGATGGTTATTTCATTGTCTTTATTATTAAATTTAGACAAATCATAATCTTTTCCTAGATTACCAAGAACGTTTATTTTAGCATTAGGAATAGTTTCAAAAATCGTATCAACCCATTGTTTTAAAATACTATCATTTGGCACAACTATTAGAGGTCTTTTAGAGTTTTGTCTTTCCATTGCTTCATGCATGGATAATATACCAGAAAGCGTTTTGCCAAAGCCAACTTCGTGAGCCAACAATCCTACTCCTTTGGTAGTGTTTCTACCAATACCAGCTTTTTGCACTTCGGTTAATCTTAATGGTTTTCCTTTAAAATTTAAATGTACTTTAGAAAACAATGGAAATTTAGAATAGTCTGGAACGTAAATGTTATTGTAATTTCGATTAAATTCTTTTACAAAAAGAACCTTCAACTTTTCATCTAACTCTTCATTTATAAATTTATTAAACAGATCGTTAGCAGCAACTTTTCTACGTTCCCTTACTAATGCATTTCTTTCTTTATTACTACCTGTAACTGTTTCATTATCAACAAAACTATTGACTTCCCAAGCAGATGATCCTTGAAAAGCATCAAAGGGTAAAGTATAAATAAAGTCCTTAAACTTATCTGCCAAACTATATTGTACAGTAAAACTATCAATTACGCTAGTTGCATAATTATATTCAGCTTTTTCCTTTGTACCGATTATTAAATTGTGTACAAACTCATGGTTAGGTGATAATATTATTTCATTTATTTTTTTGGGAGTAGGCAAAACACCCTCTAATAATTGTTTCTGTTTTAAGTATTGAGGAGAATTTTTATCAGAAAAATCAATTTCTAATTGATCTAGTTTTTGGTAAATATTTCCTTCAGCATAATAAAAATCATGAATCCATTTTCCATCATAGAGATTGGCAAATTCTAAATGGTTTTCTCTGTTATTTAATGTACCATCATAATTTGTGTCTTTAAAAGCATTCAATTCTTTTTCTGAAATATTTGATATGCTTTGCTCCGATAAATTCACTGTTTCATCTTCTTTAATAAAATGATATTTTAAAGTTTTTTTAGAAATATTGGGTTGATTTTGCACCAAATATTCTGAAGATGATGTTTTCGAGTTATTTATTATTATTTCAGCTTTCTCTTTAATTGTTTTTACTTGATTGTTGGAGAGATGATTATCAAGTAGATTTTGAGAATAGTTTTCTAGTTTTTTGATTTGCTTCTTAGTGGCAGGTGATTGAAATTTAAGTTCTTGAAGTCTATCAATAGCATCCTTGGTAATTTTAATTACTTCGTCTTTTTCATCAACAGATAAATTACTTTCTGTATTTACTTCTTTATTATCATCTAATTTTGATATTTGCTCAACTACATTTTCAAATAAGTTTATTTGAGTTCCTTGATGTAAAGTTTTGTTGAAGCTATTTAGGAGTGTTAAAGCGTCTTCTAAATTTCCGTCAACATATTTTTCAAGCCTACCAAAACGATTTGTTTTTTCCTTTATTTCCCCTAAAACATGGTCAGGATTTTTTATAAAATAGTCAGAAATATTTTGTGTTTGTTTTTCTGCATTTTTCCTTAGGATAATAATATCCGTTCCTATTTGCGTTCCTGCGAAAGCACCAACGGGTAATCTAAAGGCATTTTGTAATACTGCACCAGCTAATTTTTTTTGT
This portion of the Empedobacter stercoris genome encodes:
- a CDS encoding Eco57I restriction-modification methylase domain-containing protein gives rise to the protein MNYQFTQDEINEISNSVSVLDYFLFLEQKGKMKFEAKKGRDYFFRNNENKFSVNDNGYYNFKNNEGGKILKAVMSFENKTWKEALEFLRNFNGNNLTTIAERKKDFKTRENNYYSEVKIQYTGLPNNEKLLKYFEERGISKSVLEENTFQIHYSNNGRNYFGIGLENNSGGYEIRNPFVKTKLGKSDISEIKGSKKEIILFEGMTDLLSFLQLQKINNNKNNRTLISLNSITNTDNFLNAYKNYDGKIFLCLDGDSGGNFATRRILSEFSAKNIQDIRSFYNISETANNDLNDYLKAKILHENININTIQNENTIKSERVSNSQSMERGTPKQQARDISKESQSEQENNHAGRQDVGSNHARNGLEGNEPDRRRNPEPGSEPTYKKQQKDVILGDSLGRRLLNQSTNIEKLDELIIQYKDRKLTNNEIAEVISTATYISDDLKVKLKEGLVITDDLKNIANQYVTGGISKEGRGILDEYYTDSTIVNSIKNLIKNNFNNFESLMVLEPSVGTGNFLELLKDINLKSYSTAFEINETSAKIAKIFYPETEINLRSFETEFIDEKGFKKDNNQTYDLIIGNPPYGEHRGFYKGLGEEPKIAKYEDYFVKRGLDVLNEGGTLAMVLPSGWLNRQKKLAGAVLQNAFRLPVGAFAGTQIGTDIIILRKNAEKQTQNISDYFIKNPDHVLGEIKEKTNRFGRLEKYVDGNLEDALTLLNSFNKTLHQGTQINLFENVVEQISKLDDNKEVNTESNLSVDEKDEVIKITKDAIDRLQELKFQSPATKKQIKKLENYSQNLLDNHLSNNQVKTIKEKAEIIINNSKTSSSEYLVQNQPNISKKTLKYHFIKEDETVNLSEQSISNISEKELNAFKDTNYDGTLNNRENHLEFANLYDGKWIHDFYYAEGNIYQKLDQLEIDFSDKNSPQYLKQKQLLEGVLPTPKKINEIILSPNHEFVHNLIIGTKEKAEYNYATSVIDSFTVQYSLADKFKDFIYTLPFDAFQGSSAWEVNSFVDNETVTGSNKERNALVRERRKVAANDLFNKFINEELDEKLKVLFVKEFNRNYNNIYVPDYSKFPLFSKVHLNFKGKPLRLTEVQKAGIGRNTTKGVGLLAHEVGFGKTLSGILSMHEAMERQNSKRPLIVVPNDSILKQWVDTIFETIPNAKINVLGNLGKDYDLSKFNNKDNEITIVTYEGFNNIGFSQEITQRLAEKFNYISKNELKSVTNTVRETEIELQKEKEIEGRMKRGKIYDWEDFGFDHLTFDEVHNANHIVGKVRIDDRRFASDFRNQNQQTSKLGINTWMAAQYIQEQHNGRNITLLSATPFTNKPLEYYSILSLIANNRLEEKGYFRVNNFFETFMEADNDMEIDAKGDVKFKANVRRFKNNTLFQQLLSEFIDIKGEEENPELIRPNKINKEYKIEQNDLTREQYQLLNDNFSETEKGAILTHILNARLIAISPYLSPFYDYENEGQPSMKEFIENSPKLFETMKLIEQNLKDIPDGGQIIYSELAVSEFPKLKEYLVTEIGLKDSEVGIITGKTTKTNRLKIQDNFNNGKIKVIIGSESIQEGMNLQAKTTDTYFLSLPYNFTSLRQVEGRSWRQGNQFENVRMNFMLTNDSIDVFMLQKLQAKQARYLEAMKKGADILDVSDIDTQELKTAIITDPYTRADIEIELMKKKIENEKNKFSSDSAFVLRKYEEYNNALNEVKKAEGEHATFVSYSEKNSEGGQITAYWNSQLLYSQNKIDAAQKNLEKVIDNLAKKGVNVTEIESQKEMTENKILELDNQLDNLPDKHAELVEIYKMEKQTLLEKKSKIDIVLERKEENLRLFPNTTFEKGKIRQQSIYIKNEDNNIYLGRKGSIPLTV
- a CDS encoding IS256 family transposase; amino-acid sequence: MTNKEDLLNNKDFLKSFKNGEDLTSFFKELHKKAVEHMLDAELDSHLDNEKHDKSIDGNYRNGHGTKKIKSSFGESEIKVPRDREGSFEPALVPKRHNIIDGLENIIISFYAKGMSVSDIEEQIKEMYDFDVSTSTISRITNAVASEVVAWQNRPLDDVYLIVWMDGIVFKVRENSKVINKTIYLAVGLNREGRKEVLGMWLGKNESSSFWMSVLTDLKARGVEDILITATDNLNGFTDTIRSVFPESQTQICVVHQIRNACKYVVWKDRKEFSADMKHIYTAPNKDAAKAALEDFATKWEGKYLYAIQSWRNNWDELTVFFDFPMEIRKIIYTTNLIENLNGKIRKYTKNKMSFPTDDAVLKSVYLALKESTKKWTMPIHNWGIVLNQFMLIFEKRLRL
- a CDS encoding PH domain-containing protein, which codes for MDSSNEIIYKANLHWISYIIPSILTLIGFVGILPAIFLRGLFQYFAILLVALFFKGIWMWLKNKFTRIYLSEDNITKITGVLNKNVSDIPLQKIENIYLFKPLLGKILGFGTVVVSTGEINQQYFIANPEPLRKILLEKTSLKK
- a CDS encoding replicative DNA helicase — its product is MKIHDKNIEDLVLGMMITFPKDIVNHYSKLNHDLFFDKNNQLIYDLIIKKYHDNKPINLVTISVELGKINRKDLDLHIISISASPTSSAHLEYYIMILVELSVKRDFIKKFQSLIDFAKKPDEDIFHLRDKAFQTFENLFIDKFIDKNKSLNTFSQLVNSVEKRAAKIEQGKLTGIKTSLPIINKAMGGWQKSDLTIVAGRPGMGKTAFLVQSVVDVASQGGSCAVFSLEMSSEQITGRIINNITEIPNYSILRKGMNQDEWYKFKQYKKHISSLKIHIDDTPSISINNLRLKAKMFKMRYDIDIIFIDYMQLMTVDRNTNNREQEISLISRSLKALAKELNVPVIALSQLSRKVEERSDKRPLLSDLRESGAIEQDADEVLFLFRPEYYGIDTWNYDYNNETTENQIEIIIQKNRQGGLLSERYGINLPTSKFYTL